A stretch of DNA from Besnoitia besnoiti strain Bb-Ger1 chromosome II, whole genome shotgun sequence:
AGCTTTCAGGAGCTCCCCCGTGCTGCTAGCACGCCGCGCGAACACCacgacgcagcgcgagcacCACGGAAGCACACACCGTGGGAAAACAAGACAGAAAAGAGTTCGAGCAGACGACGTTCGGGGCTTCAAGCTATCGGGTGGacgttttctctgcgcgtgaGGACTTGCGCATGCATCTACATAGGGACGTGGACAGAACGTATAGAGGTATCCGCCAAGAGGGGGGAGCGCTGGACGTTTGTGGTTAAGTCCTTCGCAGacaggaggagacgcgtTTTCGACGTCACTGCGTCGTTcacgctgcgcgtcttctcttcgcgggGCCGGGGTcaccgccgccttcgtcgtcgtcttcctcttcgtcgccctgttcctcctcgtcgtcctcaaTTTCTTCGACTTCCTCATCgacgtcctcttcgtcgagcTCATCCTGCAACGAGGCATTCGCATTCTCCGACCGCGAACCCTCGCCcgcttcggcgtcgtcgccagcctcctcctcttcgtagtcctcgtcgtcgtcgccggacGAAGGGTCACCGGAGCCTTCTGCGCCCTGCTCGTCCTCATCCTCGCTGTCATCTTCATCGTCATCCACGtattcttcttcctcctcgtcctcttcctcctcgcgccgccgcttcacCCCGTGCGCGTTCCCGAGCTCCTTCTGGCCGTCCGCCCCAGCCGCCGCATCGAaatcttcctcttcgtcagACACGTATTCCTCTTCGACTTCCTCaacctcctcgtcgcctacATCTTCGgcatcttcctcttcgtaGGCCTCACCGTCATCGCTCACTTCTGCAGACGAAAAAAATCCGGCAAACGCGAAAAATCGCGTTCACGCGTCGTCAACTCGACGGACAACCCCCAGCCACGCCACAGAACGGACCCGCCACCCACTGAAAGCCCTGAACGACCGCGTGAGCGGCGAGCAGAAAaatctctgcaggcgccagaAACGGATCGATCCGGCATGGAgaacggcgcgcggccgccgacaaCGCCACCCGACGAAGAGACGTTCGCCGACGCATCGCAAAAGCAAGTCCGCAGCTCACCACTTACCGCACCACGGTTATCCCCGCTGCCGACTTGGAAGCGACTGTAAAACTTGGTAGCAATGTGCTTCCCTGAACCATGACGGAGCTTGCCGCCTGCTCCCCAAACTGGGCCCCCGCAGCCCTGCAGGCTCCTTCGCAGCAACTGCAACACACCGCTGAGGCGGTCTCTACACGAGCAGACCCGTGCAGTTggacgcacgccgccgctcggcgaGCGTATCCAAAGCCACTTACCATCaacttcgtcctcctcgtgctCCGCCGCAACCTTGTCGGCTTTCTGCGTGGGATCCTCCTCTGCGGGAGCTGTTGTGGCGCGCATTTTGAGTGCGGGAGACTACTTGGAAAAATGGCAGGACTCTTCACGAACGGCGGCTCGGCTCACCGAAGACGCCCGACGACAGaccgaaggaggcgccggaaAACTGTCGATGCAGGCGTAGCAGACTGAACGGCGTCTTCCGTGGATGGAGCGCACGAAGCAATCTGGGGGAAGAgaacaaagaaaaaaaagacgcgcAAGAGCTGTCGTATGGAACGGCGCAGCAAAACGAAACAGCAGAAATCAAACCCCGTCTGTGTTTCCGCTCACTCTTCCTGTGTTCTCCCTGATACGAAAAGTAGGCGCTGAAGCGGGACCGGCGTTTTCTGCCTATCGTTGAAGACCCTCGGCACGGATCGTGACAGCCGAATAGCAGACCAGCAGTTCTTCAGCCCTTCATGTTCAGTTTTctgccctcggcgtcgaTCGTACGGCTGTGCGACTGCCGTCGCGGCCCTGTCGGTGACCCCCACGGGGCGGCTACGCAAAACCCTCGAAAATCCGGAAGAAACAGATGAGCCACCGTTCTCATAAGACTGCCTCAGGCGTCGGATGGGACGAACTGATTAACTGCTCTCAGAGGAGCGGGCCGGAAGGGTCGCTGGTCCTGGTCAGTCGTGCCGCACCCGTGAGCAGAACAAactggcggcagcggcgctcctGCTGGCTTTGCAAGCtgaaggaggcggcagaccaAAAACAGTCACTTCTGCGGACAGCACCTCCAATATACCGGTGACGCGAGACCGGAACGAATACCCGCCACCGGACActgagagacgccgcaggtgGTCTTTGGCTCTCTCTCGAGTTCTCCGTCTTTTCGTGGCACAGGTGATGGAGACTTGCAGCGGACGGCAGAGAGGGATTTTACTTCGAAGATAGAAGAAGTGCTTGTTTCCTCACCTGCGAATACCGCGTTCTTTGCGGTGGTCAGGCTCCTACTCTTCGCAGTAGAACGGCGGGAGAAAACTTTGGAAAACACCACCACGGCGTCCGgcgctccctctcctcgGGATGGTCTTCAGGACAGGGAAGGTGTTTGTATACGGGAAAGCGAATGCAGAAATCGTCTGTACTTTGCACCCCTGAGCACGTCTTCCAGCTGCCTTCCTGGGCGGGCATTCGTCCCCTTCAGCACGACGTTTGAACAAGCATACCTTGTGTGCAAGGATGGCCTGCAGACTTTGTCCGGTCGGCTACTCTGGCGtacccgcgggcgcgcgagtgcgTTTCTAGAAAAGCGGCTGAATTCGACGGAAACGGCGGAACGAGGCGGACCAAACAGTCGATCCACAACTGTCGTCTACACGCGACGGGTGCGAAACGCGACGTCCAgggaaaaaacgaaaaagtTAGCTGCATGACTTCCGGACGGCAAAAGCGGCTTGTCCGGGAACCGGGGAACGAATCCAGCGAGATACACGCAGACTCCCGGAgtgcagaagaaggcggcggagaagagggggCGGGAGAACCAGAGAGAACGAGTTGAGCCACCGCGAGAGAGCGTGCGCGCGACCGGcactctctgcctcgcgctgcgttcgcgcctggcctcctcctccagtcTTCCACAGACGGCACCctgcgaagagcgcgcggcAAGCAGACCCTGTACAGAGCGGCGGAAGTCGTTCGCCCACTCCCTCCGTCCTGCGGAAGGGCCTTTATTTCCGTCAACCGTCAGCCTGTCTTCGAATtccgggcgccgcgcgccactGCGCACAAATCGGAGGACAGTCTCAACGCGGGCAGCAAgacgggaggaggagggagagcctgcgcctgccctctgctgcagcgtcgcccTGGTGTCCGGGTGCGCGGCACGTGTTCGTCCATGGCCTCCTCCCGGAGGCTATCCCGGGAGGTTTGCAGGCGGCATTCAACACACGCCACGTTTTATCCAGCACAGGGTGTCATTCGGGGGCCTCTATCTGTACGCAACAGCCAAAGCAGTTCCACGGACAGCAGCGGTTCTTCTGCGACCTGTCGACACCACAGCAGCAGTGCGGGTGTCCCGCTCGAGCCAACGTGCCTTGTTTCTTCGCGAGCCAGTCCGGTGAAGCAGCCCACCGACCTGGTGGTGCTTCGCACGTAGAGGCTGCCGACCAAGGGGCTGGAAGAATGTTTGTTTTCTGTCGTCGTGGGTCGGCAGTAATGTGCCGTGTAATGTGCCGTGAGTGCCGGTCACGAGCACATTCCCCTCGTCCAGGGAGCGCACTGCCCAAGCACTAGTTTTAGCCTCCCCTCCTGCATATTTGAACCGTACGCAGGGTGAACCCAGTAAGTGGTGATGCACAGTAAGCGCGGGTTTTCAGAGAACCCGCAGCGCACCACCAGGACACGCCGAGCCTCGTCCTCCGGTATGTGTTTCAGTGCACAGCAGCCGACCGACtatccgccgctgcgcctctcggctTCGGGTAGTCGccgagaggaagagcgcTAGAGAGAGCTCCACAGAACAGAGATGTGGACACGACGGGAAACAGGGGCTTccaagagacgcgcgagaatTGTGCGGAGCTTTAGAATAGGCTATAGCATATCAACTCTGGCGCGCATACCCGGTGACTTCCGTTCTGCGCAGAACCTCGCAGGCCATGCGCCGCGGGTAGTGCCCGGATGCGCGTGCGTAACCCGTGGAAAGCAAACGAGACAACGGCACACTCCGTGAGATCGCGAGCTCTCTTAGCGCGTGTTCTTGACCATCGATGAGGGCTTATTGTCACGCTCCTTCTATCTAGTTGGCTCACTGCGTACTCAGGATCGGAACAAAACAATACTGCACTCTCAGAGCGAGTTGTCTCACCGCTACACAGACTTACCGTAGACAGCAGTACACAGCTACGACGTGAGGCCTAGGACGTGCGACGGTGCGGTTGCTAAGGCCTGCGGACCCTCCCGCAGTGTCACAAAACGTTCATTCTCGAGTGCCGACAAGAACGCGGTTAACTCTGTCTGGGTCTCAAACATCAGAGGCAGAGCCGCTGATAATGGAAAATCTGCCTTGTGTAATATGAGTGGCATCTGGTAACCTGAACTAACAGCCCGTTGACCCCGGGTTTACACCCGACGGTTTCGACGTAGTTTGCGACTGCCGGAGCGCAACTCTTATACCACCGCGTCCACTGCCCAAATCTAACTGCAGCATTGCTGCCACAGCAGGGTGGAGTCGGCTTTGCTTGTGTTATTCCACGCACCGCCCGAATGAAAGCACGCTGCAAGGCTACAGTTAAGGTCCCGATCTGCTCGTTTCCTACGTATCTTGCCCTCGTGACTGTGCGTATCCTTCGACAGCCTCACACGCTCTGTGCTGAAAAGCACCTGGAGCTACCATGTTTCCAGACAGTACGGCGGACTGCTACCTCCGTAGGCCGCAGCTGACGTGACAGCAGGAGACTCTGAAACGATGGGCTCCAACACGTAAAGATATCTGAATTGTGAACCGACGGAGTCTGGCACTTTGCCACGGGTCCCATGTTCCTTATGCTGCGCGTTTGTCACGTAGGGACAACCGGGCGCACCACAGTCATCTTCGGCGGGTACTTTCACCCGTGCCACAGAAGCACTATCCCACTGATCGCTCGTCCGCGCTTCGGTGCAAATCACCAATCTAAAAACAGTGCGTCAGCTCCCCGAACAAGCGCCGCTCACAGGAAAACCAACTCAAACCCTATACACTTCATTTCTGCTCCGCATGAGAGAGCACGTGCTCATGGCGATCAGAAATCACCACAGATACATCATCTTGCCGTCTCTTCATGAATCAGATAAAACATATAGTCCTGAATGGTTACACCGGCACAGGCGGCAAACTGCATCACTCTTTTCGTTCACCCGTACGCCGAGCGGCCTTCTATCTGCATTTGTTTCAAAAGTACGGCTCGCGGACCTTTAGATCTCCAGTGCCTCCTCGTTTTCAACAAACTTCTCCGGCTCCGGTGGTTGGCGGCATCCCAGACTGGGGTCAGTCAGGTTCACCTTGAGGTCCTCACTCACGTATGCCTTGCGTGTGTGTAGGTCAGTCGCCTGGAGACGGAAACTCAagttctccgcgtcggccgGAAGCGGGATTTCCAGCGAGTTGACCTTCCATCCATCGTTGGCTCTGAGAAGCATCCAAACGATACAGAGGAAACTGGATGGCGGCTCACAAAATTACTCTGCCCTCACACTAGCATCCATTCAAGAAGTCACACGCTCCCACAAGCTCGCTGTACGCTAAGCAACCACACAGCACGGCGCCACTTCCTGCCCACGCATGATGCAGCAAAGCAGCTACGTTGAGTTGAGTACAGCAAGCGCCACGCCGCCCTCAACTGCAAAGGAGAGTCTCCTACTGAGTACGCTGCAGCTAGGCGGAACTTACGCGTTGTCGTAGCCGTACACGTCGCACTTCAGTCCCGCCTGTCCAGTGCTGACGCAGACAAACATGAATGCACTTCCCGGGCCTGTGATGGGGAGCGACACTTGCTCTTCTTCAACGGCTCCCTCGGCGCCAACCTTTGTCCGGTAGCACTTGCGTGCCTGGTCTGACTCCACGGCATCTGGACCGTGACACGTAATGCTTGCCACTGAACTGTGGCCTTTGTCACCATTCTggtcggcgagcgcctggCCTACATCCATCTGCAGGGGACCTGCGCCCCAGCCTGATGCGGTGAGCTTCACAACCGCGCCCTCAGGCAACGGCCCTTCGACTTTGACCGTGTCGCAGTCCACCTCCGTGAGAGACATGGCTGCACCACCGAAACATGACCAACGAGAGGCATTCATTCACCAGACTCGGCGTTCCAAAGCGTCTACACACAGCTTCGTGTCACCTAAACTACGCGGGCTGCGCCGTTTGCCCCCCTGACGCGCGGCCCCTACtggagcggaggcggcaccTCCGGCGCGAGAACCGCGTACACAGGCAGCCACGACCGCCCTTTCGACGTCACGCCGCAGGATTTG
This window harbors:
- a CDS encoding MIC2-associated protein M2AP (encoded by transcript BESB_035220) — its product is MVKIRLFSAATCAAALLPAVVSARRASSSPGRGGVLSNEPVILAQLSKAMSLTEVDCDTVKVEGPLPEGAVVKLTASGWGAGPLQMDVGQALADQNGDKGHSSVASITCHGPDAVESDQARKCYRTKVGAEGAVEEEQVSLPITGPGSAFMFVCVSTGQAGLKCDVYGYDNAANDGWKVNSLEIPLPADAENLSFRLQATDLHTRKAYVSEDLKVNLTDPSLGCRQPPEPEKFVENEEALEI
- a CDS encoding hypothetical protein (encoded by transcript BESB_035210) — encoded protein: MRATTAPAEEDPTQKADKVAAEHEEDEVDEVSDDGEAYEEEDAEDVGDEEVEEVEEEYVSDEEEDFDAAAGADGQKELGNAHGVKRRREEEEDEEEEEYVDDDEDDSEDEDEQGAEGSGDPSSGDDDEDYEEEEAGDDAEAGEGSRSENANASLQDELDEEDVDEEVEEIEDDEEEQGDEEEDDDEGGGDPGPAKRRRAA